From one Physeter macrocephalus isolate SW-GA chromosome 18, ASM283717v5, whole genome shotgun sequence genomic stretch:
- the LOC112064365 gene encoding chromodomain Y-like protein — protein MLLGGRKLTAQEACGKGLVSQVFWPGTFTQEVMVRVKELASCSPVVLEESKALVRCNMKLELEQANERECEVLKKIWGSAQGMDSMLKYLQRKIDEF, from the exons ATGCTGCTCGGCGGACGGAAGCTGACGGCGCAGGAGGCGTGCGGCAAAGGCCTGGTCTCCCAGGTGTTCTGGCCCGGGACCTTCACCCAGGAAGTCATGGTCCGCGTCAAGGAGCTCGCCTCCTGCAGCCCGGTC GTGCTCGAGGAATCCAAGGCCCTGGTGCGCTGCAACATgaagctggagctggagcaggcCAACGAACGGGAGTGCGAGGTGCTGAAGAAGATCTGGGGCTCGGCCCAGGGCATGGACTCCATGCTCAAGTACCTGCAGAGGAAGATCGATGAGTTCTGA